The DNA segment TCTTCCTGGGTCCCGCGATGCGCGCCTCGCTGGAGGCCTGGACCCGCGGCGGCCGCCTCGGCGGCCTGGCCGAGAGCGCCACCTTCGGCCTGGGCCCCTTCATCGTCGCCCGCCACCGCTTCATCGACGAGGTGCTGGAGAGGACCCTCGCCGACGGGGGTCTCGACCGGCTGGTGCTGCTGGGCACCGGCTACGACACCCGGCCCTTCCGCTTCGCCGAGGCGCTGCAGCGCGGCGGCGTGGAGGTCGTCGAGATCGATCACCCGGCCACCGGCAAGCGCCGGCGGGCGGTGCTCGAGCGCCACCGCGAGCGCTTCCCGGAGATCGAGCGCCGGGTGCTGGCCGTCGACTTCGAGCACGAGGACCTCGGCGAGCGCCTCGCGGCCGAGGGGCTGACCGACGCCGCCCGCACCTTCTGGGTCTGGGAGGGCGTCTCGATGTACCTCACCCGGGCCGCCGTGCAGCGGACCCTCTCCACCCTCCACGACGCCTGCGGGGCGGGCTCGCACCTCTGCCTCG comes from the Deltaproteobacteria bacterium genome and includes:
- a CDS encoding SAM-dependent methyltransferase, whose translation is MKLWASQTAEAVCFFRALEHRRPEGERALEDGYAHLFLGPAMRASLEAWTRGGRLGGLAESATFGLGPFIVARHRFIDEVLERTLADGGLDRLVLLGTGYDTRPFRFAEALQRGGVEVVEIDHPATGKRRRAVLERHRERFPEIERRVLAVDFEHEDLGERLAAEGLTDAARTFWVWEGVSMYLTRAAVQRTLSTLHDACGAGSHLCLDLWFLVDDPGFSGTVLRTIPGALSFIGEPITFGLHPEDAPVFLEQEGWAVAELADADGLSARYLGGERPSYRACYVVHAKG